The bacterium nucleotide sequence CGAATCGGATGCCATGACAACGGTGACCGATAAGGAAGGCAAGTATGAATTTAGCAGTGTCCTGCCCGGTGATTATGCTCTTACTGCCCGCCGTGCCTCCGATCATCTCGCCAAGGTCGCCAATGTCACGGTCGCTCAGGGCGCGCCGACGGTTGTCAATGTCGTACTCACTGCCACAGGGCTTCTGTCGGGTACCGCTGATATAGTCGGATCGAATAATGATTCGGGTATTCTGGTATATATTGCCGGTACCTCGTATATGGCAATAACCGATTCGCTCGGAGCGTATACCATTATCGATGTTCCCCTCGGCGTTTACAAACTTGTCACCCTTTATGACGGGTATGCGCCGGTTTCAACGACGGTCACCCTTCAGACCGCCGGAGCCGTTGTTACCGCGCCGGTTATGCATTTGTCGAAATCGGGAGTTATTTCGGGGACGGTTTCGTCAACTTCGGGAGCGCTGTTGTCACAGGTAATTGTGAGTGTTCTCAACTCCGATGGTACACCGTCGGCTAATTCGATCACAACCAACTCGTACGGTCAATACACATTAGACCCCATACCATACGGAACTGTTACGGTTCAGTTTGATGCGGGTGCAAAAGGCAACACCTGGAAAACAGGTTCGATCGTAAACTATAGTGTCGTCATAAACGATTCCTCCGAAGTATTTGATGTACACACCGATTACTGTGGGTGGATATACGATGCCCGCAACAAACCTCCGGTGGCAAAAATCATGTCTGTTCAGCCGATTGTTGTGGCAGGCGCAAATATGGCATTTCCTTCTGTCAGGCTCCGGGGCGTTCTGTCGAGCGACAGCGATGGTTCGATTTCCTCCTATGTATGGTCACAGGTTGGAGGAACAGCCGTAACGCTTTCGAATTCCATGGTTGAGGACCCGTATTTTACTCCTCCGGTTCCCGGTGATTACTATTTCTCCCTTGTGGTAAAAGACAACAGGGGATGGGAAAGCCTTCCCGACACCACGGTAGTCAAAGCGTCAAGCATCAACATGATCGAGGTAAAAAGCGGTAGTTTCTGGTTGGGACAGAATGGTTCCGAAGCTGACGAAGCACCGCCCCATGAAGTGACTCTTGTTTATTATGAGATATGCCAGACAGAGATAACACAGGTTCAATACGAAGCCGTTGTGGGTACCAATCCCTCGTTTTTCAAAGGGGATACTCGGCCTGTGGAACAGGTGTCATGGAACGATGCGGTGTTATTCTGTAATTCTTTAAGCAGCAAAATGGGTTTGCAGCAGTGTTATACCGAAGTCGGCTGGCATACCTATGACTGCGATTACAGCAGGAACGGTTTCAGGTTACCGACTGAAGCCGAGTGGGAATTTGCCTGCCGTGCCGGTAAATCAACCAAGTACTATGTCGGTGATTATGAAAGCGACCTGGTGAAAGCCGCCTGGTACTGGGTGAATAGTAGTGCCGCCACTCATCCTGTGGCTCAGCTCCAGAAAAGCGCCTCGGACAGCTATAATACATGGGGATTGTATGACATGCACGGGAATGTGTGGGAATGGTGTAATGACTGGTACGGAAGCTATGACGACAGCCAGTATTTCGGCGGGTCATCCGAAAACAAAATCAATCCCATCGGTCCTCTGTATGGATCAAACCATGTTGTTCGCGGAGGAAGCTGGGGTACACGGGCGGAAGAATGTCGATCAGAGAACCGTCATAGCTTGCCGACTGACACAAAAGACTTCCAGGTCGGTTTCAGAATCGTGCGGCGGCCGTAATCGCGGCACATGTCGGCACTGCATTGTCACCACGGTCTGTGGCAGGGGTTTTTCGGAACGTATTAGGATGTGTATCGCATATTGAAGGATATGAATAGTGTTCAAAGCTTATAAATACGATCTTCTGACGGCGATTCTCGGCCTCGCCGCTCTTCTGCTCGTATCGTGCGGCTCCGGGCCGACATCCTCGCATGATGATGGATCGGACAGTCGCCCGGGGTCACTCACGGTAACCTGGAAAGTCACCGATCAGAGTGCCTCGCCTTTGTGCGATGGTAATGGCGCGCTGATATGGCAAACCGCAAGTAGTTATGTCTATGCCGCGAAATCGGCGGCTGCACTCGAACCCCCGTCGCAGCTGAAGGTCTCCGATATACCGAACGACAACGGCCACTATCTCAGGCTCACGTGGACTCTCTCACCTTCCGAAACGGGCGGAAACGTGGACTGGTACAGAATATACCGCTCACGGGCAGGTACTCCGACCGCTCCGGTACCGCTGACACGGTTTTCTTCAATCGATTCGCTCAATTCATGGGACGGGCACTATACGGTGCTCATTGACTCGGTGACCGCCGGAACGGGAGAATATGCCGATTGTGTTCCCCTGGTCGGTGCCCGATACTATTACTGGGTGCAGGCGGTCGGCGCTGTTCCGCCATCCGTTTCAGGCACGGTTCGTGATCAGAGCGGCAATCCCCTCGGGGGCGTTCTTCTCCGTCTCTACAATGCCAATGAAAGTGTCGACCTCTATACGGTGAGCCTGTCGGACGGAAGCTATGCGTTCAACGATGTTCCGCCGGGCACCTATTACCTCGTGGCAAAACGCGATAACTACACCATGTTCAGCACAACGGTAACCGTTTCCTGAGCACGATTGTATCGCTTTTCCCTTTGTCCCTCGGTCATTTTTGCTACTTTGTCCCTTTTTTAACCTGTATTCCCCCACAGAAAAGCAGAATTGATTCAATGGATATGTTTTACTCGGAGTATTTTACTGTTTAACACGCATGTACGTAGTAAATACATCTGCTGGCAGGAAGAAAATACTTGCTGTTGAATTGTTTGAAAATAATATTCGTTATCAATAAGAATGTGAAGAATTTTGATTGATTATCATGTTGGCATGAGAAATCCTGGGTTCACTGTTAAAGGACATGGTACCGGAACAGAAATGAGATATTTTATAATTTTATTATTGTATTGTAGCCTCATTCCAATGCTGTGCTCAGTACATAAAGCGGAGGCGGAAACAACAGGGAACAGCTATACACGGGACCTGTACGGAGAAAAAGTGCTTACCGCCTCTTTTGTCGGCAAGCCACTGAAAATCGATGGCCTTCTTACCGAACCGTCCTGGAAATCTGTCGAGCCGACATCTGATTTTGTCCAGAGAGAGCCCGTGGAAGGAATAGAACCGGCTCAAAGAACGGAGGTGCGGATTCTCTATGATCATGACAACCTGTATATTGGTGTCATGTGTTACGATTCCGAACCGGAAAAAATCATTCGACATGAGTTGATTCGTGATGGCGAGCTTGTTTTCGACGATCATTTCATGGTGTCGCTCGATACTTATAACAGTCAGCGGGTCGCCTGGGAGTTCAGGGTGAATGCCAACGGCGCCATCGCGGATGCGGTCGTTACCGGATATAAAACCACGAATTCCAACTGGGATGGTGTCTGGTACGCTTCCTCAAAAGTACTGGAAAACGGCTGGTCTACCGAAATAGTCATCCCTTTCAAAACGCTGAGATTCCCGAATGATGAAAAACAGGTATGGGGTGTCAACTTCAGCCGTGCTCTTCAAAGGGAAGCTTTCACGCAGTATATCTGGACAAGCTGGCGACTGAATGACGGGATGACACAATTGTCACGAGAAGGAAAACTCGTTGGACTCGAACATGTTCAGAGCGGGAGACAACTCGAATTCAAGCCGTATATTCTCTCCGGTACAGGGAAACAGGAAGAAGAACCTGATAAAAATGACAGCAAGTATGGCCTCGATGTTAAATACGGTATTACTTCAAACCTGACTTTCGATGTAACGACACATACCGATTTCGCCCAGATCGAAGCCGACAAGGAACAGATAAACCTGACCCGGTTTAACCTTTATTATCCTGAAAAAAGGAACTTTTTCCTCGAAGGCGGAGAAATCTTCGATTTCGGTAATGGAGAACAGCTCGCACAGGTATTTTATTCACGGCGAATCGGCCTGACACCCGACCGTAAGCTTGTTCCAATTCTTGCCGGGGGAAAAGTTACCGGTAAGGCCGGTGGATACGAGCTCGGCATTCTGTCCATGCAGACGGAAAAAATGGAGGCTTTTTCTTCAACACGGTATGACGTGGTTCGGGTGAAAAAAGATATCTTCAGAAACTCGTATGTGGGAATTATGGCCACGAATCTCACTGAACAGAACGATTGCCGGAATCAGGCCTATGGAATGGACTTTACCTATCGATCGGGAAGATTTCTTCGTAATAAAAACATCGAATTCGGTGGCTGGTACGCCGGAACCGTAACACCCGGACTTTCCGGCGATAATTTCGCGGGAAAAATAGCGCTCAGGTTTCCGAACGATTTAATGAACGGCGAAACCAATTTTCAGTTTGTAGGCGACAATTTCAATCCCGAAGTAGGATTTGTCAGACGGTATGGTATCAGGAAATTTTTACAGGTTGTAAGCTTCACTCCGCGGACATCCTCTCCGTTCTTCAAAAAAATTATCATCACTCCTGTAAACCTCGATTATTTGACAGATAAGGAAGGATTTTTATTGGAACGGCTGAACTCGTTTACCATTTTCGGAATAGAAAATACAGACTACGACACCATGGGGATAAAACTTGACGAGCATTATGAATATCTCGACAAAGACTTCAACATTTTTAACGATGTTACTATTCCGAAAGGCACCTACGAGTGGTGGAACCTTGAGGCATATCTGAAAACGACTACAAGCAGATTTTTCTCGGTCGATACGACGATGGAGTGGGGTGATTATTATGATGGAAGGCGTGCCTTGATACAGTCGTCACTATTGTTCAATGTCCATAGATACTTCCAGTGTTCCACCGAGGGAACGTATAATAAAATCGCGTTCAATGACCACAGCGGCTTTCTGGCGCGGGAATACGGCACTAAAATCAGAATAAACATATCGCCGAATCTGACGACAAGCACCTATATCCAATGGAATAACGAACAAAACAAAGTACACTGTAATTTCCGGCTTCGCTACATACCGAAACCCGGAAGCGACCTCTATTTTGTTTATAACGGTCTGTGGGACGAATCCCGTGAGTATGCACAACTCGAGAACAGGGCCACGGTGAAGATCGATTATCTCTTCAGGTTCTGATGTTACCAGCCATCCGGAACATGAAGTCTTTCAAAAGCGTTGTGATAAACACCATTTACGGTGATATTATTGCTCCGGCGCTTAAACGGTGAAATATATTTCGGAAATTGAGCCCTATGAAGGTGATTCGATACAATCTGTGTAACTGCGCACCAAGCCGTCATTCCCGCGAAAGCGGGAATCCATGTTTTTTTTACTTCCGGTATCATTCTTTATTCGCCGGAGCAATAACTGTCAAGGGTCTGAACGAAGTGCCGATTTGCATACCCTTGACAGCAACAAAACAACACATTTCGTTATGGGGCTCGTGAAAAATATACTTTTTCACAGCCCTCTTATGGGTAACACGGTATCTTCATGTTCCCCCGATACCGCCTCATTGTCAACAATCACCGGCAGATTTATATCATTTGAATACTGCCAGTTCTGTCCAGCGGTTTATGTCAGCTCCGCCCTCGAGTTCCGTATGGTTCACGCTCACTCTGCCGACACGGATTTCGGTTCCGTCGGTGTCGTGGTAGCTGTATCCGTTCTGATGAATAATGTAGTGAACGCCGTCCACTTTACCGAGATACATGACGACATGCCAGTCGAATCCGCACACCGTGACTGCCGGCGGGCACGAGTCGAGATAGCGGTATTTCACTTCTTTCGGGGTGTCCGCGGGAAATACGATGACATTGTCGGGAAAATAGAGCTCAAAGTAGGTCATGCGCGACATATTAATACCGAATGTCCGGTAAACCGACCGTATGGTGCCGACACAGTCACGTTCGTGGTCGGTGCCTCCCCAGCCGTAGGGACGGTTGAGGAGTTTGAAAATCGTTGTAATGATATTACGCTGGGTGAAAGGCTGAAAGCCGACGCTCACATCCGCATCGGGCTTGACCCACCCCGGAACAGCCTCGAGGGTGCCGTCCGCGCGGCGGAACGGTACAAGAATCTCGTAACCTTCCACGGTTTTCTTCACAAGCCTGAGGCGCACGCCCTGATAAAAATCCCTTGCCCATGTTTTACAGCCTCTGTCGCCGTAAACCGGAACCGTGTGTGCGAGCGCAACGATAAAATCGTCGGGATCTGATAGACGGCGTATTTCCTCGACTGTTCCGGTAGCTACGCTGGATGCCGGAACCCATCCGAAAGCATATTCCGATTTTACATAGTACCAGTCGCCGTTTTTTGTCCGGTGCAGAACGGCTACCGGCATTCCCGTTTCAAAAACCGCATTCTGGAATCCATCGAGCCAGCCATACTGTGAACGGTATACTTTTTCATGGGTAGGAACGATGCGGTTGAGTGTATGAACCACGACGATGCCGTATTGCGGCTTTACAACCGCGGGTATCGACGTTTCGTCCATCGACTCGATGAGTTCGCGTTTCCGTGCCGCAGGGTACAGTATCTGGCGCCTGTCCCAAAAATCCCCGCTTTCCAGGTATTTCCGAGTGCGTCCGAGCCAGACTCTGAGGCTGTCTCCGGTTATCGACCGGATGGCGAGCGGGTCTTCCGTATTAAAGCATATGCCGGCGAAATTCCCATCCAGAAGCACGGGCGCAAATGTTTTTTTCGCGCCGTTTATATCAGTCCGCTCCGGTGGTCTCGTATGGTTTTTACGGTTGAGCTCTTTGATCTGGAGTGGTGTCAGAAAGACTTTATCGGGATCTCCATCGATCCGTGAAATCCAGAATTCGGGATGCTGCATCGCTTCGGTTGCCGGGGGAACGATTTCCGGTGCGCCCACGAGTTTGGTCTGTACCTGTGCGCTTGACAGCCCGTTCAGAAAAACCGAAAAAACAATGCATCCGGCAATAATTGCGTTTATTACTTTCATTGTGCTCTCCCATGTCGGATTTATGTATGAAAAGATTATATATGACTACAATATTGATTAGACAGAAAGACCCTGAGACAAGTTCAGGGTGACATGAGCACTGTCATGACGAACTTGTTTTGGCATCTTTCACAAATGTCTCTGTCCCTCTGTCACTTTGTCCCCGTCTTTTTCACTTGTGCCTTATGCCTTATGCCTGTTTTCATGGTCTGAACGTAGAAATTTCCGTAAAATGCTCGACATTTCCGCCGCCTTCGAGCTCCGTATCGGTTACACTCACTCTGGCGACACGGATTTCTGTCCCGTCCGGGTCATGGTAGCTGTAACCGTTCGAGTGAATAACGTAATGGATGCCGTCCACTTTCCCGAGATACATCACGATGTGTCCGCTGAAACCGCACAGGGTTATTCCCGATTCGGCGCTGTCCAGATACCGGTACTTCACCTCTTTGGTTGTGTCTTTTGGAAAAACGTTTACATGGTCGGCGCAGAGAAGCTCATGAATGGTTCCACGCGGCATATATATACCGAAGGTTTTGTATACGGTTCTGATGATTCCGCAGCAGTCACGTTCGTTTAAGGAATCATGCCAGCCATAAGGATGGTAGAGGAGCGGGAAAATAGTGTTGAGGATATTCCGCTGCGTGAAGGACTGAAATCCCACATTCACACCGGCGTCCTGCCTGACCCAGCCGTTTACCGCATCGAGCGTGCCGTCCGGGCGTCTGTACGGGACAAGGACCTGGTATACCGTAGAATTCTTCTTTTCGAGTCTGAGCCTCGCACCCTGGTAGAAGTCTGTCAGCCACGTTTTACATTCTTTATCGGAGTATACGGGGACTTTATGGGCGAGTGCGACGATGAAATTATCGGGTTCGGAAAGGTGCCTGATCTGTTTTTCCGTTCCTACTGCGATCTGAGCGGCAGGTATCCACCCGTATGAGAATTCAGACCTGACATAATACCAGTCTCCACTTTTTGACTGGTGGAGAACTGCCACAGGCATCCCCGTTTCGAGGGAGCCTGTCTGGAACATGTCGAGCCAGTTGAATTGTGAACCGAATGCGGTGAGATGCGATGGTACCGAGCGTTCGAGACCATGAGAGACAATGATACCATAATGCGGATTGACTCTGTCAGGGATGGAATTCACATCCATTGCATCGATAATGTCCTGTTTCATGGTTTCGGAAAACGGTATCTGACGGCGGTCCCATAACTCGCGTTTCGTGACATAATCAATACCGCTCTGTAACCCCTTTCTGAGGCTGTCTCCGGATACCGACTGAATGGCAAGCGGATCGATGCGATAGAACTGGAGGGACTGGTACCCCCTGTCTGTAAGGTTTTTCAGTGAGTACGGATTACCGTTGATATCCGTCCCCTCCAGCGGGCGTGTGAGATTTTTTTTGTTAAGCTCTTTGATCTGTTGAGGGGTCAGAATCACTCTGTCAGGATCGCTATTTATTCTCGATATCCAGAAATCGGCATGCTGCATCGCCTCGGTGGCGGGTGGTATGACATCCGGTGAGCCGATGAGTTTTTTCTGTTCCTGGGCGTGGATTATGCCTGTTGCCATAGACATGAAAGAAAGACAGGTAAGGAAAACATACATAAAAAAAACTCTCATGATCCCTCTCCTTATCATACTTGTGTCGGTTCATTGATATAAGTACTGAAATAATAACTCAGAATCATACCTGAAACAATAATGATTTTGTGGATGAAGAAAAATATAAAGAGGTTCGTACAAAGACTCTTTTTTTTATCTTTGGCGTTATACGTGAACAAAAAAATCTTGACAGTAAGATTGTTATAAAAGATATTGTATACAATATACAATACACAATGTTTAACTTTTTACCTTCATGTGGTCCGGCCCCGTATGAATACCATCCAGTTTGAACTCGACCAGTCTTCATTTTCCGACAGGGTATACAAGGCTATTCTCGAACTGCTCGTTAACCACAGAATACAACCGGGCGAAAAACTGAGCGAGGAAAATATCGCCTCGCTGCTCCAGGTTTCACGTACACCGGTTCGTGAGGCCCTCCTGCGGCTCGCGTCGGATGGGCTCGTGGTTTTTTATCCCCGGCGCGGCGCATATGCCAAAGAAATCACTCCCCGGGATATCACTGAGCTGTATGAGATCCGGCGGTGTCTCGAAGTATATGCCGCCCGGCGCTCGATGGGGAATATCCCCGACAAGGTGATCCGCAAAATCAACCGCCTTATCGAGAGTTGTCATGATTCCGAGGGTGCGGATTTTATCGAGGCGGAACTCCAGCTCGACCGTGAGATACACCGGGCGATCAATACTTGCAGCGGTAATGCACGGCTCAGGGAGATGCTCGAAAAGCTCGATCACCTCGCAAAATTCATGCGGATTCTTCATTTTAACCGTGAAGAGCTTGCCCGTGAAAATTTTGCCGAACATGAAAAAATCTGGAATGCCATGTTGGCGCAGAATGAAAAAAACCTGATACGATTGCTGGATGAACACCTGAGAAACAGACAGAAATGCCTTTTGGATCACTTCCATATGATGAATGTCAGCGAGGAGGCAGTGCCTAAATGAGACTCTATGAGTATGAAGGGAAAATTCTGTTCAGGAAAGCGGGAATACGAGTTCCCGAAGGACGGGTTGTCGACAGGGATACCGATCTCGGGAGCCTTGAGGAAGGATCATGGCCAAAGGCGGTAAAGGCGCAGATTCTGAAGGGTGGAAGAGGCAAAGGAGGGGGAATTGCCTTTCCCAAAAACGGAAAGGAACTTCGTGAGGCGGTGAATTCGCTTCTCGGCGTCACCTTCCATAACGAGGAAGTCTCCCGTGTTCTTGTGGAGGATTTTGTTTCCATCGAAAAGGAGTATTATCTGTCGATAACATACAGGTGTGACCTTCCCGTTGTCATTTTCTCACAGCGCGGCGGCATGGATGTCGAGGAGCTTTCCCGGAAAGAACCGGCATCGGTGATTATGGAGCCCATCGATATTCATGCCGGTCTGAAATCGAAACAGGCCTATAAGATTCTTGCGCGGGCCGGGGTCAGGGGAGATGTGGAGGAATTGGCCGATATGATGCTCAAACTGTTCAAGTGCTTTTATACAAACGATGCCCTCCTTGCCGAAATCAATCCGCTTGTTCTCACTAAACGGGGGCTCCTCTATGCCGTCGATTCCAAAATGGAGATCGATGATGAGGCGCTCTACAGGCAGACAGCCCTGAAACTTCCGGAACGCCGTGATTTCTCCCGTAAAACGACTCAGATTGAAATGCTCGCCCTTAAAAACGATCAGATGGACACCCGGGGCGCTGCAGGACGGATGTTTTACGAGATTCCGGGGGGAGACATCGTTGTTCTCGCTTCGGGAGGGGGAACGAGCAGCGAGGCGCTCGACAGCATCTACCTGTACGGCGGCAGGCCTGCCATATTCACCGAATACAGCGGTAATCCCA carries:
- a CDS encoding SUMF1/EgtB/PvdO family nonheme iron enzyme; the protein is MRTYYRPYILIASFLLVFVLIIFSCGRNNTAVGPDENSRAGSVRGQITYEGGKDFSGIIVTLEGIDHELTYRVAAAKRSVSADVPQEKISLSESDAMTTVTDKEGKYEFSSVLPGDYALTARRASDHLAKVANVTVAQGAPTVVNVVLTATGLLSGTADIVGSNNDSGILVYIAGTSYMAITDSLGAYTIIDVPLGVYKLVTLYDGYAPVSTTVTLQTAGAVVTAPVMHLSKSGVISGTVSSTSGALLSQVIVSVLNSDGTPSANSITTNSYGQYTLDPIPYGTVTVQFDAGAKGNTWKTGSIVNYSVVINDSSEVFDVHTDYCGWIYDARNKPPVAKIMSVQPIVVAGANMAFPSVRLRGVLSSDSDGSISSYVWSQVGGTAVTLSNSMVEDPYFTPPVPGDYYFSLVVKDNRGWESLPDTTVVKASSINMIEVKSGSFWLGQNGSEADEAPPHEVTLVYYEICQTEITQVQYEAVVGTNPSFFKGDTRPVEQVSWNDAVLFCNSLSSKMGLQQCYTEVGWHTYDCDYSRNGFRLPTEAEWEFACRAGKSTKYYVGDYESDLVKAAWYWVNSSAATHPVAQLQKSASDSYNTWGLYDMHGNVWEWCNDWYGSYDDSQYFGGSSENKINPIGPLYGSNHVVRGGSWGTRAEECRSENRHSLPTDTKDFQVGFRIVRRP
- a CDS encoding carboxypeptidase-like regulatory domain-containing protein, which produces MFKAYKYDLLTAILGLAALLLVSCGSGPTSSHDDGSDSRPGSLTVTWKVTDQSASPLCDGNGALIWQTASSYVYAAKSAAALEPPSQLKVSDIPNDNGHYLRLTWTLSPSETGGNVDWYRIYRSRAGTPTAPVPLTRFSSIDSLNSWDGHYTVLIDSVTAGTGEYADCVPLVGARYYYWVQAVGAVPPSVSGTVRDQSGNPLGGVLLRLYNANESVDLYTVSLSDGSYAFNDVPPGTYYLVAKRDNYTMFSTTVTVS
- a CDS encoding carbohydrate binding family 9 domain-containing protein produces the protein MLTASFVGKPLKIDGLLTEPSWKSVEPTSDFVQREPVEGIEPAQRTEVRILYDHDNLYIGVMCYDSEPEKIIRHELIRDGELVFDDHFMVSLDTYNSQRVAWEFRVNANGAIADAVVTGYKTTNSNWDGVWYASSKVLENGWSTEIVIPFKTLRFPNDEKQVWGVNFSRALQREAFTQYIWTSWRLNDGMTQLSREGKLVGLEHVQSGRQLEFKPYILSGTGKQEEEPDKNDSKYGLDVKYGITSNLTFDVTTHTDFAQIEADKEQINLTRFNLYYPEKRNFFLEGGEIFDFGNGEQLAQVFYSRRIGLTPDRKLVPILAGGKVTGKAGGYELGILSMQTEKMEAFSSTRYDVVRVKKDIFRNSYVGIMATNLTEQNDCRNQAYGMDFTYRSGRFLRNKNIEFGGWYAGTVTPGLSGDNFAGKIALRFPNDLMNGETNFQFVGDNFNPEVGFVRRYGIRKFLQVVSFTPRTSSPFFKKIIITPVNLDYLTDKEGFLLERLNSFTIFGIENTDYDTMGIKLDEHYEYLDKDFNIFNDVTIPKGTYEWWNLEAYLKTTTSRFFSVDTTMEWGDYYDGRRALIQSSLLFNVHRYFQCSTEGTYNKIAFNDHSGFLAREYGTKIRINISPNLTTSTYIQWNNEQNKVHCNFRLRYIPKPGSDLYFVYNGLWDESREYAQLENRATVKIDYLFRF
- a CDS encoding SH3 domain-containing protein translates to MKVINAIIAGCIVFSVFLNGLSSAQVQTKLVGAPEIVPPATEAMQHPEFWISRIDGDPDKVFLTPLQIKELNRKNHTRPPERTDINGAKKTFAPVLLDGNFAGICFNTEDPLAIRSITGDSLRVWLGRTRKYLESGDFWDRRQILYPAARKRELIESMDETSIPAVVKPQYGIVVVHTLNRIVPTHEKVYRSQYGWLDGFQNAVFETGMPVAVLHRTKNGDWYYVKSEYAFGWVPASSVATGTVEEIRRLSDPDDFIVALAHTVPVYGDRGCKTWARDFYQGVRLRLVKKTVEGYEILVPFRRADGTLEAVPGWVKPDADVSVGFQPFTQRNIITTIFKLLNRPYGWGGTDHERDCVGTIRSVYRTFGINMSRMTYFELYFPDNVIVFPADTPKEVKYRYLDSCPPAVTVCGFDWHVVMYLGKVDGVHYIIHQNGYSYHDTDGTEIRVGRVSVNHTELEGGADINRWTELAVFK
- a CDS encoding SH3 domain-containing protein — encoded protein: MRVFFMYVFLTCLSFMSMATGIIHAQEQKKLIGSPDVIPPATEAMQHADFWISRINSDPDRVILTPQQIKELNKKNLTRPLEGTDINGNPYSLKNLTDRGYQSLQFYRIDPLAIQSVSGDSLRKGLQSGIDYVTKRELWDRRQIPFSETMKQDIIDAMDVNSIPDRVNPHYGIIVSHGLERSVPSHLTAFGSQFNWLDMFQTGSLETGMPVAVLHQSKSGDWYYVRSEFSYGWIPAAQIAVGTEKQIRHLSEPDNFIVALAHKVPVYSDKECKTWLTDFYQGARLRLEKKNSTVYQVLVPYRRPDGTLDAVNGWVRQDAGVNVGFQSFTQRNILNTIFPLLYHPYGWHDSLNERDCCGIIRTVYKTFGIYMPRGTIHELLCADHVNVFPKDTTKEVKYRYLDSAESGITLCGFSGHIVMYLGKVDGIHYVIHSNGYSYHDPDGTEIRVARVSVTDTELEGGGNVEHFTEISTFRP
- a CDS encoding GntR family transcriptional regulator; its protein translation is MNTIQFELDQSSFSDRVYKAILELLVNHRIQPGEKLSEENIASLLQVSRTPVREALLRLASDGLVVFYPRRGAYAKEITPRDITELYEIRRCLEVYAARRSMGNIPDKVIRKINRLIESCHDSEGADFIEAELQLDREIHRAINTCSGNARLREMLEKLDHLAKFMRILHFNREELARENFAEHEKIWNAMLAQNEKNLIRLLDEHLRNRQKCLLDHFHMMNVSEEAVPK
- a CDS encoding acetate--CoA ligase family protein — its product is MRLYEYEGKILFRKAGIRVPEGRVVDRDTDLGSLEEGSWPKAVKAQILKGGRGKGGGIAFPKNGKELREAVNSLLGVTFHNEEVSRVLVEDFVSIEKEYYLSITYRCDLPVVIFSQRGGMDVEELSRKEPASVIMEPIDIHAGLKSKQAYKILARAGVRGDVEELADMMLKLFKCFYTNDALLAEINPLVLTKRGLLYAVDSKMEIDDEALYRQTALKLPERRDFSRKTTQIEMLALKNDQMDTRGAAGRMFYEIPGGDIVVLASGGGTSSEALDSIYLYGGRPAIFTEYSGNPTSEKVRGLTKIALSYPGEINGIWIVGGRANFTDIYETLVNGIMNGIRETEGFDKRIPIVVRRAGLRDMEAFSTLRMIRRNEKYNIFLRGMETSIGDSAQLLIHHVNNYKKILREEKHGNAHK